In the genome of Crassostrea angulata isolate pt1a10 chromosome 6, ASM2561291v2, whole genome shotgun sequence, the window atattacttaacatgattcatatggggttttatcaacattcttgtgtcgaaaaagtccgaaaattcattttataaaaaatgtgcgtaattcaaatacagattagaaacttcctgaacttgtcatgcaaaataacatgtcattggttttaaaataaataaacatcgataactcccatcagttcttcggtactttgatgttatacatgtaacaaccacTCGACAAGAAATGGTTCGTGGCTGGAAATATTCGAAACGAGTGACCACGCAAAAATCGATCGCATACCAATAAATGTTGGTTTACAGTTTATGCATCACCGAGAATATAAATCTTTCGCTTTTTAAGCGGTTAACGTATATATGCTAAACGCTTAATGTCATTTAAGCAAAATATTTACGCAACCGGATGCTTAGTCATTGTAAAACCTTAAGCAAACTATTGAGCGCACTGAAAGCTGGACCAATTAAAAGTGTGCGTgtatcacatttttaaaagacgattttaaaatttcttctttaatcaaatatagtattttttttaataacgtaagcatttttcaatttttaatccaCAGTTGGGAAACAAAACGAATTACTagtaattaatgaaattaattctTTTGAAAGCTAAACCTTAATGATTACGTGTGTTggttacaaaaaaaattctcaaaaaggaaaaaaagagcTCTTATAATTGCACAATATTATCGTCACTGCACAGTATAATTACCCGCATTCCCACTGTACCCCTGCACCTCCAATTTATATTTACTGGTCTCATCCCCGACAGAAAACCGCGAGTAGACAGCATATGCCTTTTCTCCGTTGAATCTTTCCATATCAACTCGCAGTTCCTGGGTCTTCAGTGATGTCAATTTATGTAGCATGTCATTTCCTGTAAAAACCATGTCAATGTACCAGGTTCTTTTTTTCATTCCTTCTGATCTTAATCTATTTATCTTTATTCAATATGatagtatttttattttgtttttgcgAATCTAGTCAATTTATGTATCTGGTCATATTTTAACCTAATAAAGCATTTATGTGTATATTTAGCCAAGCAAATTTATACTATCACTGCTTCATTGCATTGTTGTATCCATTTAagttaaaataaacatgattTATAGTTTGAAAGGGCCAGTAAGTTCAACAAAATGCCTTCGTTCCAGTCTGACAACGAAAAAGGACCCCTGTTTACCAACCTGTAGTGGTTTGTCTacgtattttgttttataagaacAAAGTATACAAAAACTTCAAACACAATAATTATCGTATAGAATATTGTGTAATTCtgtaattgtttatataaatgttgaatataaatatacatgccCTCATTGAGATTCAATCAAAAAAATCTAATTAGTTGTCTAGAAAGCAGCATATCATCTAATACCTAAAATACTATGGTGTTTATTTCcgttatattattttatattgtttatgaaataaaatactgaTGGCAAAAGTTGTACATATTCGACAACTAATATTTGCGTTTAGTAAACATGTATACACAATTTTTTCCCCGAAAACCACGTTATCAAGCAGTgcgaaaaaatatttgatagtgAAAGAAGCGACTTATGTGCAAGAAGGATACCGTTTCTAATCTAAAGACTGCTAAATATTgtggaaaatgtttaataaaacttCCGTCAGAGTTGTTGTATTTTAGCGTCTGTGTAGTCGTCTACGTTATTATCTGGGTTGGTTTTAGTCGGGCTCATTGTGGAAGCTATGGCCAGGCTATAGCTACGATGGACGGCACCGGATGTTGACTGATCAACCGTTAAATTCATCCTCAGCACAAAAAGTAGTTCAAATGTAAAAGAGAACGTAGAAAGAAGAGGATGCCAGTTAGTTATTGTTCACATGTGATACtaatatatatctaaatatCACATGGAAGTTTTCTTCTCTGTTACATTCTAGATACTCTGAGTTTGCAAAGTAGAGTTGCTGAGCGGGGTAACGCGTTGTTTACACATTCCACAATTTAAATTGAGAGTTCAAATGGTTACGGGAAGCTTGTACAGCAGTAACTCTCAATTAGACAGTTTAATATCTAACCCTATTACGATTTATTACATTTACGATATCAATTTAGATATATATGCATTAATTTGCTTATAAACTCAGATATTGCATTAGTGCTCTGTTTATTCTGTATAATAATGCCAtatcataaacatttttaaatacacatcaCATGATTCACGGAAATCCATTACTGAACGCCTTTTGAACACTGGTTTATGAACATAGACTGATAAGTTAAATTAATTGTATAAACTCGAGTTGTTTTACCTTGATACACATTTCATGTAAATGAACAACAAACATTAAAAAGTTGAACTGTGCTATTTTTCTTGTAGTGCCGTCATCTAAGTgacaatataaaaattaattaataaaagtataTTACTATTTGATATCTTACGGTTTTAATCTACCCATCCACCCCTTCCTTTATCGTTAAATTTCTGCcccaatgaaaaataaataatgatgtccctttaaaaaatattaacggTTTTCTGTACTttgagtactttgatttttttgggAAGATTCAATAATCCTTATTACTTTGAACTGCGAATCATGAAACTAAGGACGGACCAAACACCGTCCCATGGTAATTAATTGCGCCTAGTACCTCAGTTTGTTAAAGGTTGTAATTTTCACCTTAAGGGATTTGATAGTCGAGTACTCGTTCATTAATTCAAAACTCTGTGTCCTTTCCAAAACAAATAATGTTAATAGCATACATTTTATCGTAAAAAAACCCCCTATAATCTTATAATAATatgtattaaatgtttttgaataaattcaaaAGTATGGTATCTAATCATCCGTTAGCAAATGTCCTGGCCTTACTTTTTTCTCTTacgaaataaaatgaaatgtattgaattttattcaCGATTTTACAAGTAATCCgctaaaaatgtttaaatcaataatcgGTGTGACCAAGAGACAGTCGCGTACTCTAGTCCTCGTTGATATTCCTAGTTTTCAACGATCAAAACAGTCCATTATTTCGTAGAAATTGACACCAGGTAAAATTATATCCTTCCCCGGTCATCATGCTTcaagttgtacatgtacatcgtcGTAGGTTTGCAAGTAATTTTGCAAGTTGCAAACAAAAATACGAGAGACAGAATATAAAAGAATCtcttgttttttattaatttcaaccCCATTTCGTCGATAAACATTATACTAATGATATCAAAGAAGTACATCTTATATTTTGTTCCATGCGCATAATGTATGTTGCTAAAATTGTGAATGTTGTcaacatgtataataaaacGGAAAAGAATTGTCTCCCGTctaattcattcaattaaatgttataaaaagCAGAAGACTCAAGTTTATTTCTCTACTTACGCACGTGTGCTATTAGTAATAACATCGATGATTTAtctgttgattttaaaaaggaccaACGACCAATATTTAAAGGGAAAAAGCTCTAAACTGTGTTTTCGGACTGttcatacaaattaaaaaaggtAGTTTCTAATGTCTGATTTGGTGTTTGAGAGGGAAATGTTTCTCCATCAACTCAGTGCCCGTGTGCCAAATATCGCAAAGCCAGACTTACACTTAAAATGGTTCACCAGGTAGCAAAAAATATTCTCGTCTCTGGAGAATTATGACTCTGATTAAAATGGGTAGGAATgcataatgaaaataattaataagcTCGGCCAAATACCTATTCCttgaaaatagacaaaaatgtaattattgaAAGGAATTATCAAAATTACAGAGTCTGTGTGAAAGTGAAATGATTATCAAAAATAGCTTGCCTATAATATTTCTTTGATCGTGGGTAATTGACATTGAAGTAAAAAAGAACAAAggcaaatttgaataaaagttaaatTGCTTGCTCATCGTGATTTTCTGTTTTGGGGAGAGGCAATGTATAGGTGGTTGAATGGGAAAACCGCAGGTAAGATAAGATAAAACATCCTTTGATTGAGCGGTTTTCGCAGCTATTTTTTGATTAATGAATAAacgggtttttaaaaaaatctaaaacccTTTATTTAACGATATCTTAACGAGAAAACTAAAGGAAAAGGGAAATCAATACCGATCCAATACTCGTGGTCAGCGAATCCAAATCCATTCTTGTATTCCGTCCAGTTCCGGTAAAAGTCCACTGATCCATTCACTCTCCGCTGAATCACCTGTTCCATATTTAGAGCAAAGTTCATGTTATTAAATTCTATTCATTAGCAAAAAATTATCAGGTTgattaaaaacatttcaaaatcaacttatcatttgaaaaataaatttcttatgatctcaaattatcaaaatgaGAAATACAGAGAAAGAACAGATAGCATACCGTCCATCCTCCGTTGTTAGTGGTCATATCACAGAACACGGCCTTTGTTTTATATGACGAAGCTGTAATATAATAAACGCCGTTTTCCCATCTTGTTTTTGGATATTTTTCCAAAATGTCAGCACAGTCTGATCCTGCTATGACATGTACTTTTAGAAGAAACTGGCTTATATTTTCCACATTTCTTATCATATTTAGAGCTTTTCCCGAAGAAAGCTGCTCAGCCACATACATACTCGTGTTTCTTATACCTTCGATCTTCCCAACCAGATTTGCTGTAAGAGAAAACACTTCCTGTTTTAAAATGTGCTGTTCGGTCTGAATAGAAGAAAGTTTATCACTGACTTTCTTATCAACGTTCTCAGAAAAATTAGTTAGAAGAGATTCGATTTTCTTGTTTAAGACTTGCTGTTCTGTGTGAGTTGTAGAAAGGACTTCAATGATTTTCTCTTTAATATTTTCAGTCAGATTGGTCGTAAAATACTCAATTTTCCGGCATAACAGTGGTTGTTCGGTTTGAGTTGTCCAAAGTACATCACTTAGTTTCCCCTCAATAGCCTTGGTCAGATTGATTGCaagaaactcaatattttgtcTTAATTGTTGTTGTCGTTCGGTCTGAGCTGTAGAAGTAAGATCAATGATTTTCTGATCAA includes:
- the LOC128188090 gene encoding angiopoietin-4-like isoform X3, yielding MGSLFEISILISLFAIVNGNVVIDELKDKQTSVDSALKFMKIGLQEFSEGIEQMVMKRLEGVETIVDEKIKQMIGNATRSIIEDQSTDQKKTSENLLSTFQTEQRQKIESPTRYVDKKISDQLFTTQIEQRLFRQELISVTASLFGKLERISDVLSKTQNEQQILNQKIMSLSTNFSETVDQKIIDLTSTAQTERQQQLRQNIEFLAINLTKAIEGKLSDVLWTTQTEQPLLCRKIEYFTTNLTENIKEKIIEVLSTTHTEQQVLNKKIESLLTNFSENVDKKVSDKLSSIQTEQHILKQEVFSLTANLVGKIEGIRNTSMYVAEQLSSGKALNMIRNVENISQFLLKVHVIAGSDCADILEKYPKTRWENGVYYITASSYKTKAVFCDMTTNNGGWTVIQRRVNGSVDFYRNWTEYKNGFGFADHEYWIGNDMLHKLTSLKTQELRVDMERFNGEKAYAVYSRFSVGDETSKYKLEVQGYSGNAGCDCNA
- the LOC128188090 gene encoding angiopoietin-4-like isoform X1, whose amino-acid sequence is MGSLFEISILISLFAIVNGNVVIDELKDKQTSVDSALKFMKIGLQEFSEGIEQMVMKRLEGVETIVDEKIKQMIGNATRSIIEDQSTDQKKTSENLLSTFQTEQRQKIESPTRYVDKKISDQLFTTQIEQRLFRQELISVTASLFGKLERISDVLSKTQNEQQILNQKIMSLSTNFSETVDQKIIDLTSTAQTERQQQLRQNIEFLAINLTKAIEGKLSDVLWTTQTEQPLLCRKIEYFTTNLTENIKEKIIEVLSTTHTEQQVLNKKIESLLTNFSENVDKKVSDKLSSIQTEQHILKQEVFSLTANLVGKIEGIRNTSMYVAEQLSSGKALNMIRNVENISQFLLKVHVIAGSDCADILEKYPKTRWENGVYYITASSYKTKAVFCDMTTNNGGWTVIQRRVNGSVDFYRNWTEYKNGFGFADHEYWIGNDMLHKLTSLKTQELRVDMERFNGEKAYAVYSRFSVGDETSKYKLEVQGYSGNAGDSLDYNNNMKFSTLDQDNDGKSSGSCATKYRTAGWFNSCFYANPNGEYADSEKTDPKYIVWLHWKNSWISLKSIQLMIRPRA